From Faecalicatena sp. Marseille-Q4148:
ATCATTTCTGCTTCCTCAAGGAGAGGATAAACCTCCTGCATATCGTCTTTCTGAATACAAGTACCATTCCCCTTGGTATGGCAGTATTCACAGGCAAGACACCCTGCGATTTTCTTCTGACAAACATTCACAATGTTTACCCTATGACCGCTTTGCTTTGCGCCATCGGAAAACGCTGCCACCATCGCTGCAGTATTTCCATTTGGTCTGGGGCTGCCATTTAATATCAATATATTCATGTTTTATCCTCCTTTTATTCAATGGATATTGTTACGGAAACATTTCCTGTACCAAGCGCCTGTCGCAATGCGACCGCGTCCACATTTTCGATCTTCCCGATTGGTGTCAGACTCCAAGAATTGGTATCATAATAGATTACGAAGGTTCTTCCTTGATATAGGATAATGTCTCCTGCCTGTGTGTTCATCTGCACATTGTTTTGCGGCAATACCATTCCAAGATCAGCGCCCTTTTCCATTCCTGCATAGTCAGTCATAGTAAGCGTCAGTGGACCGGCTGCAAGTAATTCTTTCAATGCATCTACGGAAGAATTTTCCTCCAGAGCAGCTGTAAAAACATAGTTTCCAACTTCAAGTTTCATTTTCGTTGTTGTTTTCTTCATATACATCCTTCTTAAACTGCTTTCCCCATTTCATATGCCCGTTTCAGCGCCGGATTTCCCTGGATTGTACCAACAGCATCTGCACCTCCTCCAAATACGGTTCCGGCGAGTCTGGAATTCGGGAAGCATTCGATCCAGCCGGAGAGTCCTTTTACCGCCCCATCCATAGCGCTTTCTTCGGGTTCGGCTGCGGCTGCAAGAAGATAAACTTCTCGGAATTGATAGTCAGAGTCATACAGCGGATTGGCTCGGTCCAGCATCGTTTTCATCTGACCGCACATCTCATAGTAGTAAATCGGTGTGGCAAATACTAGAACATCCGCCTTGCCCATTTTTTGTGCGATATCATCTGCATCATCATGGATGACACAGCGATGAGATTTCAGACAGGCAAGGCAGCCTTTGCAAAAGCCGATTGTTTTATCATATAAGCAGATTTTTTCTGTTGCATGTCCGGATTCGTTTGCCCCACGGATGAACGCATCCGCAAGTGTTTCTGAGTTTCCGCCCTTTCTTGGGCTTGTTGAAATAACCAAAATATTTTTACTCATATATATTACTCCTCATTTTAAAAACTTAGGCATTTTTGTTTATAGTTTCGTTATGTTTTGTTTGTTCTGTAATGATAATCCTGCCTTTTGCATTGACATCATCTACAATCACTTCACCAACATCTGGTACGGTAATTTGTCCGGACAGTGGATTTTTGATACTGTCAACTTTCGTAACGATTGTTGCATCTACTTGAGATTTTTCAAAAGCCAAATCAGTTTCAAGCATTTCGCAGTCAATTAGTTTCAAATTTTTGCAATAACAAAATGGCTGTGTTCCAATAATTTTACAGTTGATCAATGTCAGACCATCAGAATACCATGCCAGATATTGACCTTTTATAGTACTGTTTCGAACTGTGATATTCTTTCCATGCCAGAATGCATCCTTTGTATCAAGAATGCAATCTTCAAAAGTGGCATTTTGGATATACTGAAAAGAGTATTTCCCTTGAAATTTTACTCTGCGGAATGTTAAATCTTCTGAACGCATCATAAAATATTCACTGACTGCGGCAGTATCTTCCATACAGATTTTCTGAACAGACCAGCCGAATTCCGGAGAAATAATGTCGCAGTTTCGGATTGTTACATCACTGCATTCCCGAAATGCTTTGATTCCGTGGAGTTCGCTGTCTGTTACTGTCACATGATTGGAATACCACAATGCTGCCCGGCAGTCGGTTGTCATTTCAGAATGTCGGATTGTAAGCCCATTATCATGCCAGAATGGATAACGAAGGTTGAAAAAGCAGTGTTCAGCTTCGATATGACTGCATTCCTTGAATGCGCTTTCGCCATCAGCCGGTCCATCAAAGGAACAGTTTTTTACCAAAAGCTGATTGCTGCCATAAAGCGCACGCTCCTCGTCAAATCTTTGATTTTCTATTATTTTCATACTCGGTTTCCTCCTTATACTTTATCGGGCGGACAAGAACATTTCCCTATTTGAAACACCAGGTAGTCAAGACAGTCGATCTGCTTTTCGCCTTCATGTACTTTGTTCAATATCCCGTTTCGATGTGCTTCTAATCGTTCTAACAGTTCTGTCTTTTTTCCGGTGTCCAGACAGGAAAGGCAGCAATCTATTGTTTCCTGACTGCATCCGGCATCTTTTAGATTTTGAATGATTGCTGTCTTGGAACCATATGCAAGGAGCTGCTCCAATTTTATTTTTTTATCACTCATATGTATTTATCACCGCCTGTCTGTTATGAAATATTGTACTATCTAATGGGAAAGCTATTTTGAGTGTCCCTGTATTTATTATTATAGTAATATGGAAAAAGAATAGCAAATACTTATATGTTATTGATTTCAATAGTTGAAACCTATGCAAAAGCAAATTATACTATAATCAGCACAAACAGAAGGGAGAGTTGAGGATGGAATTGAGGGTACTCAGCTACTTTCTTGCAGTTGCAAGAGAACAGAGTATTGTCAGAGCAGCAGAGTCGCTGCATCTTTCACAGCCTACGCTTTCGACTCAGATCAAGGCGCTGGAAAAGGAACTGGGGAAACAGCTTTTAATTCGAGGAACGAAGGGAACAAGAAAGGTAACGCTTACTGAGGAAGGGATGATTCTTCGTAAGCGGGCAGAAGAAATATTAAGTCTGGTGCAAAAAACAGAACGGGAAATATCGTTTTCTGAGCAAATGATTGTAGGAGATGTTTATATCGGAACCGGAGAAACAGATGCTGTCCGCTTTATTGCAAGAGCTGCGAAAGAACTTTATGAGTCTTATCCTGGAATTCATTATCACATTTCCAGCGGAAATGCAGATTTCGTTAACGAACAGCTGGATAAGGGATTAATCGATTTCGGAATTGTGTTTGGAAATGTAGATCATACAAAGTACAATTCCATTGAATTGCCTTTTAGAGATATATGGGGAGTATTGATGAGGAGAGATTTGCCGCTGGCTGCGAAAGAAACCATTCAACCGGAAGATTTATGGGATAAGCCGCTAATTATTTCAAATCAGGATGACAGCAAAGGCACTTTAACTGCATGGATCAATAAAGAACTATCTGAATTAGAGATTGTAGCAACTTACAATCTGTTATTCAATGCATCTTTGATGGTGGAAGAAGGATTGGGATATGCAATTGGATTAGATAAAATCATTAACACCTCAGGAAATACTAAGCTGTGTTTTCGACCGCTTTCGCCAAAGACGGAAGCCGGTATGCACATTATCTGGAAAAAATACCAGGTATTTTCAAAAGCATCCGAAAAATTTATCGAAAAAATAAAATTGGTTTCCGCATGAGCTTTTTAACTTTATTTTAGGTATAATTAAGGTAATACACTTATTCTTACAAAAACAGATTAACCATAATTGAATGAGAAGGTAATTCAAGAGGAGGAACATACAATGCGGTTACTATTAGCAGAAGATGAAAAAGCATTATCAAAAGCATTAGTGGCAATTTTAGAGAGAAATAACTATTCTGTAGATGCGGTTTATGATGGACAAGCTGCATTAGATTATTTGGAAATGGATAATTATGATGCAGTCATTTTAGACATTATGATGCCTAAAGTAGATGGTCTTACCGTATTAACAAAAGTCAGAGAAAAAGGAAATTTGATTCCGATTTTATTGTTAACAGCTAAGTCTGAAGTTGATGATAAAGTAGAAGGCTTGGATGCCGGAGCAAATGATTATCTGGCGAAACCGTTTCATGCGAAAGAGTTGTTAGCAAGAATCCGGGCAATGACAAGATTACAAACCGCACAGATGAATTCGAAACTAACCATGGGAAATGTCACACTGGATCGAGCAACCTTTGAACTTTCAACAGCAAAAGGCAGTTTCCGTCTTGCGAATAAAGAGTTTCAAATGCTGGAGCTTTTAATGTGCAATCCGCATCAATTAATTTCTTCTGAACGTTTTTTAGAAAAGATATGGGGATATGACAGTGAGGCGGAGATTAATGTGGTGTGGGTGTATATTTCCTATTTGAGAAAAAAATTATCCGCGCTTCATGCAGATGTTCAGATTAAAGCGACACGAAATGCAGGATATTCTCTGGAGGAAATGTCATGATAAAAAAACTTCGCATTAAATTGATTGCTGCCTCCATGATTTCGCTTTTTCTTGTACTTTTTGTGATTGGAGGAATCGTAGGAATTTTAAATTATAAGAAAATCGTGAATGATGCAGACAGGATTCTGGAAGTTCTGGAAGAAAACGCAGGGAAATTCCCACAAAAATTTCCGACAGAAAGAAAAGATGACCGGCTTGGAATGTCACCGGAAATTCCTTATGAATCCAGATTTTTTTCTGTTTTGCTTGATGAAAATGGAAACATTATTTTAACGGATACTTCCAAAATCATTTCGATCGATACAGAAAAAGCGATGGAATATGCTTCTGAGATTTGGGAAAAAGGAACAGAAAAAGGATTTTTGGATGAGTATAGATATTGGAAATGTTCTTATAAAGGACAGATACGCATTATTTTTCTGGATTGCAGACGGCAATTAGATAATTTTCACAACTTTCTGCTTACAACCTTTGGGGTATCAAGCGTAGGAATTTTATCTGTATTTGCGTTAATGGTTATTATGTCATCTCGCATTGTAAAACCTTTTTCTGATAATTATGAAAAGCAAAAGCGCTTTATTACAGATGCAGGACATGAGTTAAAGACACCGTTAACTATCATTGAAGCTGATACAGAGGTTCTGGAAATGGATTTTGGGGAAAATGAATGGCTTCAGGATATTAAGGGACAGACAAAAAGGCTGGCGGATCTGACGAATACGCTTATCATGCTTTCACGTATGGAAGAAGGGCAGGACAGTAGTATGAAAGTAGATTTTCCGCTATCCGATGTGGTGGAAGAAGTGTGTCATACGTTCCAGGCACCTGCAAAGGTACAAAAGAAAAATCTGGACAGTACCATTCAACCAATGATATCTATGAAGGGGGATGAAAAAGCAATCCGGGGTCTTGTAACAATTCTTCTAGACAATGCAGTAAAATACACAAATGAAAATGGACAGATTTCTGTTATTCTGGAAAAGAAGAAAAACCGTATGTACTTGTCTGTTTTTAATACGACAGAATATATTTCCCAAGAACAGATTTTGCATTTGTTTGATCGGTTTTATCGTACAGATGCATCCAGAAATTCGCAGACCGGAGGCTATGGTTTGGGACTTTCTATTGCTGCCGCAACGGTAGAGTCCCATAGGGGCAAAATCCTTGCAGAAACGAAGGATGAAAAATCATTGAAAATTACGGTAATACTTCCAACATAATAGTTTTTATACAGCTCGTACAAATGACATGTTTGATACGGGCTTTTTTTTACTTTATAGGAAAGTTCGACTTTCGTCGAACTTTTGAATGAAAATAGCCCGCACAAAGGCGGGCAAAGGAAATAGACGGTTTGAGTTTAGAAGATATAAAAACCTTCTTCGCCGAAATCGTCATCATCCAGATCATCAAATTCGTGTAAGAAATAATCCATATCCAAAAGATCATCATCGCTCATGTCGCGGACTTCGTCAGAAGTCATGCCTTCTGGAGGATTTTTAATATACTGTTCCCGAAGTTCCTTTGCAAGTTCTGCCTCAGTGATTCGTTTCATAGTGATAGCCTCCATTTCCATATTAGATACGTTGATTGTACCATGTAACAGGAGACTGTGGAAGAGAAGAAGGAGAGGCAGGAGAACGGCATCGGTGCTTACGCATCACTCTTTCATATAATTCATGCAAAGGAACAGGTTCATGGTTGAAATATAACTCAAGGAAAAGCATAGTTGTACCACAAGAAGGGCATTTTAGAGGATCATAACCAAAAGTATGAAGGATAGAATCTCGCCACCGATTAAAGGAAAGAAATATTTTGTGCTTTTCCCTGGAGATTGCTCTGTGAAGAGATTGGTCAGATTTACGATGTCTGGCATATATGCCGTAATAACGAATCATCTTGAAATGTTTTTCAGGGATATGCTGAGTAAGTCGTGCCATGAAATCAAGAACAGGGAGAGTTTCAGTGACCAGTTTTTCGTCTTCATGACGATTATAGTGAAAAGTAACAAATTCACCGTCGTAAGAATCAATACGAGAAGTTGCAATGACTGGTCTGCCAAGATAACGGCCAATGTACTTAATCACATGAGAGGGGTTGCATTTATTGGGCATAGCTCGAACATAAAAACCATTTTTATGTTCGGTGTAGATAGAAGCCTTAAGTTTTTTAAAGGAGTCACCGAGCTTAGAATGTAACTCGTTCAAAAGAGCCGTTTGGAATGAATCGCGCAAAAGCCTATAATTGAAGTGTTTTTTGTGACGCCAATGAAGAGAATTCCCAACGCCGCCTTCGGAAATGAGACAATGGATATGGGGATTCCACTTTAAATCTCTGCCAAAGGTATGAAGAACACAGATAAAGCCAGGAGTAAAGAGTTCGGTTTTGTTATCTTTATGGAACATGCGAGTGACAACACTGTTGACAGCAGAGAAAAGGCAGTTTAAAAGAGAACGGTCATTTAAAAATAGAGGACGTAGTTCTCGAGCAATGGTAAACACACAGTGGCGATGCTGGACATTGATGATCTTAAAAGACATAGAAGTAGTTCTGTCGATGGAATACATGTTGCCGCAGGTAGGACAAAACCTAGAATGACAGCGGAAAGGAACATATTTGAAATTTCCGCAGGAAGGGCAGGCATACATGGCACCGCCAAAAGAAGGATCGCCACAATGAATCATTTTTTCTACATTTTCGATGACGGAGTCACGAGGATGTTGAATATAAATCATTTCCTCAAAATGGTCTTTAAAAATTTTTTGTAAAACATTCATAAGACTATTATGAGGGAAAATGAGAAAAAAAGAAACCCCTAACCCCTCAAGAGTGAGGGGAAGGGGAGTTGAAGTGTCGGAGACACTTTTTTATGCTGTTTTTCAGGAATTAATTACTATTTAAAGTGTAGTTAAGGTAAAGATGGTAAGTTGTTTCCATCAACAGAAACAATCAGGAGGAACTGCAAATGTATAAAGAAGAAAACATAAAGAAAAAAAATAGGAAAAATTGTCTTTGTACTGGCAGCAGCCGGAATTTTGGTCTCTTTTTCAAAACTAAAAATAAATGAAATGATACAGGCAGATGCAACGGAAGTGACTAAAAATGAAGAAAAGTCTATTTATACAGAAGAGTATCAAGATTCTATTGAGAAACAATTTCTATTTTGCTGGCTAGAAGAAGTGACTTTCATAAAAGCATTTTAAGTTAAATTAAGGTTAAGAGCGTATTTTATGTATGTAAAATAAAAACACAGGGAGAAATATTATGACCTATCAAATGACCTTTAAGCGTTATGAATTAAAATACCTGCTGAACAGGCAGGAAAAGGAAGAGATACTTCTTGCAATGGAACCATACATGAAACTGGATGATTACGGAAGAACCGTTATAAGAAATATTTACCTTGATACCGATAACTTCCGGTTAATCAGGCGTTCACTGGAAAAACCGGTATATAAAGAAAAACTTCGCATCCGAAGTTATAAACCGGTAGAGACAACAGATCCGGTCTTTGTGGAAATTAAGAAAAAATATAAGTCGGTAGTTTATAAACGCAGACTGCAGCTTCCGGAAGAAAAAGTTATGGAGAGTTTTCAGACGGGAAAGCCGCTTCCGGTAAATTCTCAAATCGGAGATGAAATTCAGTATTTTCGTGACTACTATGAGAATCTTCATCCATCTGTATTTTTATCTTATGAAAGAGAAGCCTATTATTCCCTTGACGGCAGTGACTTCCGGATAACCTTTGACGAAAATATCCTTTATCGGAGAAATGATTTTTCACTTGGCAGTGAAATTTACGGGATTTCGTTGTTAGGGAAAGACCAGGCTCTCATGGAAATCAAAACGTCCGGTGGGATACCTCTATGGATGAGCGAAACACTTACGAAACACCATTTATATAAAACATCATTTTCAAAATATGGTTCTGCCTATCAGCGTATGCTGGCAGAGTCCTTACAGGGAGGATACAGCAATGTCTAATACTTTATTTCAGGGAATTTTTGATACCGATATGACCAGTGTGATTTCTATTTCAGACTTTTTGTTATGCGTGGGATGTGCCCTTGTGATTGGATTGATTTTGGCAGGAACATATATGTACGGAACAAAATATACAAAAAGCTTTGTGGCAACGTTGGCTTTGCTTCCGGCAGTGGTCTGTGTAGTCATTATGATGGTCAACGGAAATGTGGGAACGGGTGTGGCCGTTGCCGGAGCTTTTAGTCTTGTGCGATTCCGTTCCGTTCCGGGATCGGCGAAAGAAATTGGAGCGATTTTCCTTGCTATGTGTTCCGGTCTGGTGGCAGGAATGGGGTATCTTGCGTATGCGCTGTTATCTGCGCTGATTCTGGGCGGAATTATGCTGCTATATAATCGAATGGACTTTGGAACAAGAAAACATGGGCTGCGTTATAAAACCTTACATATTACCATACCGGAGGATTTGGATTATAGTGGGGTATTTGACAAAATATTGAAGAAATATACAACGGATTATGAGGTTGTACAGATTAAAACTACGAACATGGGAAGTTTGTTTAAGATTACATATAATCTAACACTGAAAGATCCGGCAACAGAAAAAGAATTAATTGATGCGCTCCGGTGCAGAAATGGAAATCTGGAAATTACTATGTGCAGACAGGAAACTGTAATCGGAGAATTATAGAAGTGTAGGAGATGATGGCAAATGCGAAAAAGAGAAGTTTTATTATTTTTACTGCTGGGAACGTTAATATTATCCGGATGTAACAAAAAGACAGGAGAAAATACGCAGCAAAATACGACAGAGTCTTCTGATGCGGTAGGTACTTCGATTACAGAAATAGATACTTCTAATATGTTCTCGGATCGTGATAAAGAAGTAGGATATGAAGAGTCGGAAAGTGTTGCCATTTCGCTGGCGGATGATAGTTCTGTCTGTGAGTCAGATGCTGTGGTTATTACAGAAAATACGGTAACAATTAAAGAAGAAGGAA
This genomic window contains:
- a CDS encoding flavodoxin family protein → MSKNILVISTSPRKGGNSETLADAFIRGANESGHATEKICLYDKTIGFCKGCLACLKSHRCVIHDDADDIAQKMGKADVLVFATPIYYYEMCGQMKTMLDRANPLYDSDYQFREVYLLAAAAEPEESAMDGAVKGLSGWIECFPNSRLAGTVFGGGADAVGTIQGNPALKRAYEMGKAV
- a CDS encoding DUF3737 family protein, which translates into the protein MKIIENQRFDEERALYGSNQLLVKNCSFDGPADGESAFKECSHIEAEHCFFNLRYPFWHDNGLTIRHSEMTTDCRAALWYSNHVTVTDSELHGIKAFRECSDVTIRNCDIISPEFGWSVQKICMEDTAAVSEYFMMRSEDLTFRRVKFQGKYSFQYIQNATFEDCILDTKDAFWHGKNITVRNSTIKGQYLAWYSDGLTLINCKIIGTQPFCYCKNLKLIDCEMLETDLAFEKSQVDATIVTKVDSIKNPLSGQITVPDVGEVIVDDVNAKGRIIITEQTKHNETINKNA
- a CDS encoding LysR family transcriptional regulator is translated as MELRVLSYFLAVAREQSIVRAAESLHLSQPTLSTQIKALEKELGKQLLIRGTKGTRKVTLTEEGMILRKRAEEILSLVQKTEREISFSEQMIVGDVYIGTGETDAVRFIARAAKELYESYPGIHYHISSGNADFVNEQLDKGLIDFGIVFGNVDHTKYNSIELPFRDIWGVLMRRDLPLAAKETIQPEDLWDKPLIISNQDDSKGTLTAWINKELSELEIVATYNLLFNASLMVEEGLGYAIGLDKIINTSGNTKLCFRPLSPKTEAGMHIIWKKYQVFSKASEKFIEKIKLVSA
- a CDS encoding response regulator transcription factor, which codes for MRLLLAEDEKALSKALVAILERNNYSVDAVYDGQAALDYLEMDNYDAVILDIMMPKVDGLTVLTKVREKGNLIPILLLTAKSEVDDKVEGLDAGANDYLAKPFHAKELLARIRAMTRLQTAQMNSKLTMGNVTLDRATFELSTAKGSFRLANKEFQMLELLMCNPHQLISSERFLEKIWGYDSEAEINVVWVYISYLRKKLSALHADVQIKATRNAGYSLEEMS
- a CDS encoding HAMP domain-containing histidine kinase; the encoded protein is MIKKLRIKLIAASMISLFLVLFVIGGIVGILNYKKIVNDADRILEVLEENAGKFPQKFPTERKDDRLGMSPEIPYESRFFSVLLDENGNIILTDTSKIISIDTEKAMEYASEIWEKGTEKGFLDEYRYWKCSYKGQIRIIFLDCRRQLDNFHNFLLTTFGVSSVGILSVFALMVIMSSRIVKPFSDNYEKQKRFITDAGHELKTPLTIIEADTEVLEMDFGENEWLQDIKGQTKRLADLTNTLIMLSRMEEGQDSSMKVDFPLSDVVEEVCHTFQAPAKVQKKNLDSTIQPMISMKGDEKAIRGLVTILLDNAVKYTNENGQISVILEKKKNRMYLSVFNTTEYISQEQILHLFDRFYRTDASRNSQTGGYGLGLSIAAATVESHRGKILAETKDEKSLKITVILPT
- a CDS encoding transposase; translated protein: MNVLQKIFKDHFEEMIYIQHPRDSVIENVEKMIHCGDPSFGGAMYACPSCGNFKYVPFRCHSRFCPTCGNMYSIDRTTSMSFKIINVQHRHCVFTIARELRPLFLNDRSLLNCLFSAVNSVVTRMFHKDNKTELFTPGFICVLHTFGRDLKWNPHIHCLISEGGVGNSLHWRHKKHFNYRLLRDSFQTALLNELHSKLGDSFKKLKASIYTEHKNGFYVRAMPNKCNPSHVIKYIGRYLGRPVIATSRIDSYDGEFVTFHYNRHEDEKLVTETLPVLDFMARLTQHIPEKHFKMIRYYGIYARHRKSDQSLHRAISREKHKIFLSFNRWRDSILHTFGYDPLKCPSCGTTMLFLELYFNHEPVPLHELYERVMRKHRCRSPASPSSLPQSPVTWYNQRI
- a CDS encoding polyphosphate polymerase domain-containing protein, translated to MTYQMTFKRYELKYLLNRQEKEEILLAMEPYMKLDDYGRTVIRNIYLDTDNFRLIRRSLEKPVYKEKLRIRSYKPVETTDPVFVEIKKKYKSVVYKRRLQLPEEKVMESFQTGKPLPVNSQIGDEIQYFRDYYENLHPSVFLSYEREAYYSLDGSDFRITFDENILYRRNDFSLGSEIYGISLLGKDQALMEIKTSGGIPLWMSETLTKHHLYKTSFSKYGSAYQRMLAESLQGGYSNV
- a CDS encoding DUF4956 domain-containing protein; this encodes MSNTLFQGIFDTDMTSVISISDFLLCVGCALVIGLILAGTYMYGTKYTKSFVATLALLPAVVCVVIMMVNGNVGTGVAVAGAFSLVRFRSVPGSAKEIGAIFLAMCSGLVAGMGYLAYALLSALILGGIMLLYNRMDFGTRKHGLRYKTLHITIPEDLDYSGVFDKILKKYTTDYEVVQIKTTNMGSLFKITYNLTLKDPATEKELIDALRCRNGNLEITMCRQETVIGEL